The genomic segment gagagggtcgacccaaacagtggttgagtcgacccaagcttgagtcgacccaaaccctgagagggtcgacccaaaggcaaaacagaaaaagaagtcaggaaatggttctctggaattactgagagagtcgacccaagaagaagttgagtcgacccaagtgaactttgagtcgacccaaagaatggttgggtcgacccaagggaaggaaggctgaatttcaagtttctgtgttttctgagagggtcgacccaaggaatgtttgagtcgacccaagtgaaagttgggtcgacccaaggacaggttgagccgacccaaacacgggctgaagcataacggctagttctgcagatgtacttttgtccttcccaaggtcagtaacggctagtttttcaaatctaaccattggggcttgtccaaagaatgtgggaagctatttaaaggggcactattcatcagatagaatgacttttgaaagagatatcaaagagtacacaagaaaacaaaagtgccctaatcttcttcattcaagtgcttcattcaagaatcaaagaaaggggttgagcagattcaaagagtcatcaagagctccatcctcccttgaagagtgaagcatccttgacaaagaagagcaaagccacttcaaagcgataaatactttctaactcttctttgtagttaatattgtttcatttgctcatttaggagtttgaatctttctttttgtttgtcaaactatttgtaaaggttggttggtgagcctggaaaaccaacgaagtaggttgattggtgaacccggaaaaccaattgtaaaggttcgttagtgagcccgtaaaaccaacaaaggtttttggtgaacccggaaaccaaattgtaaaggttcgttggtgagcccgtaaaaccaacaaaggtttttggattgtgagcccagaaaacaatccaactgtaatccgcgagattatagtgaattcccaaggggtcgcttggggagtggacgtaggtgctaaggagagcaccgaaccactatactttgtgttgtttgtgttgtgaattgccttagcttactaaccatctatttgacttgagtaagatagtttaaatttaaaagaaaccaattcacccccccctcttggcttgtcaccttgggcaacactatggattcaaattagagtcctaattggattaggactaaaattgaataagtcctaattggattagaatttcttaaatcctaattaattattaatctaatgaattaacatgactcctaattggattaggattgaagagttcaattgagtcatgattcatttaagttctaattggattagaacttgcaTAGATTagaacccaaattggttcacactTGGTtgaagcctaattggattaggactagaccATATGAGggccacctaatcctccttagaggaggattagactaaccatgaaggaggggtacgcccctcctctttttctccttggtgcggcaaaacaaagaggggtcggcgcccctcttggaaattagtcaggagctcctaaaagttaggagctccacaagcTATTTCAAGGAATCAAAGGggcagcacctagggcattagaaatcctctcccttgtgccgtacgcccctccttcctcttggtcttcagccgccatcagcaagaagaaaagaagaggaagcgtGCACCTCCTCTTGAccttcttccttggttccagCGCAGGGAAAGGAGAAAGGCTGCAAGTAGCCTTTGGTTCCTCTTCATCCTTCCTAAgaaaatcaagggttgattcaaaggaaggatttcagccatcaagaattgtctctgcaagggagctagcaccccaagGAGACaaaaaagctttgatcggtcctctgcttgtgtggatatccgtagaggccgaacatgtgtgcggcttcaagcgaaccttcatccaaaaccacgaacatcagtttgcagtgatcatctacccgcacaaggtgaagatatgatcttcctaatggtttaaaagttttgaatcctaatctatctacgaacgacgattttttgaaatatgttcatgcgataaacgtcgatcccgcgcatgcccctTCCACTGCACTTCTAATctgatttttctgcggcatgagcgggttcccaacagaaaCAAAAGCGAGGGAGATGATATCTAGATCATTACTTAAATTTGGGCTTGGAGGAGGCGAAATCTAAGCCCCTGTTTACCCTTTTTTTCTCCTCAAGTCATTGCTAGTATAGGTGGCTATACAATGGTCCTGATCCACAACCCAGTAGCGTATCAAACGGTACAGATAATACCAAACAAGATACCCAGTTTAATAGGTTCCATGGTCATCATCCTATCCCAAGACACAATTCCTCATCCATCCGATTAAAGACAATAGGGACGGACCAAGAAGAACCAAGCCGTAAAAAccttgaatatgtatgtacataagtCTATGAATTACAAAATTGTTCATGTATGTACATAGTTATATAGATGTCTGAAGCTTTATTAGCTGCCTGACCATCATATGGGTTAAAAAGCCATTGCTCATCTTCTACATAAGTTAAAATATAATCTTAGTAATACTGTGTTTCTAGTTTactaaacttttttttaatgggaGGGGGGGATTTTTTTCCGCTCCTTTCTTCTATGTTTTGAATTATTTCTTCAGAATGAATAGCCTCTTCATCCTATCTAACTAGATTGTTtacaaaaaaggaaggaaagaaagaaagaaagaaaaatgtatCATCACACTACATCTCAATCCTAGATAATGGCAATAACCCGATGACCAACAACCCTATATTCTGGCTGAAAATTAATCATTGCTGCTATTTTTACAATAAAAAAGACAGAATAAATTTCGAAACAATGACAAAGTTACTATAAATTTAGATATAATTGAGTAACAAAGGTGCAAAATAAAGCAgagttaaaataaaattaaaaaaagggaaTAAAACTCGTGGATTAATGGAACATCTATAGCCATAATTAAAAACAGGGTATCTCTAGTAGGATTAGCTTGATGGATCATCATCCTTCCTTTTTTCCCCATCAATGCTAATATTGCCTCAAAGCAATCTATCCATACTCCTTTGTCACAATTCTACTAGTGTTATTCTCCTTATCATACAGCATCTACCTCAACATCTCAAAAAGCATAACAATAGTTCTCATGAAGTCAAAATCTTATACTCCACAGATGGAACTACGTTCTAATAAACATAGTTCACATCATCTCTGATCatttaatacaaatttaagctcTTCTCTTCATAACATGGTTCCATCTTGACATTTCATTGAGCATTTGTATTGTTCTCACAAAAGCATTATTTATAGATGCAATTCGTAACCTTCCTCTTTAATATTTTTCAACTACATTCTTCCATGTTTACAAGGGGCCACTACCTGGTACAATGGAAAAGGTTGGGGCTGACCAGCGCAATGGCACAAGTTCAAGTCTTGACGCAGCCATTTGTGCAAAAAAAGAGGTTTTGTCTGTCCCAGTCTGCCCCTCCCAAATCTCCAGATTGCCAGGACTATAATTGGGTAATGGCCTATCCTTCCATGTTTACACTGGCAAAGCCAAGATTCCCTTTGCAGAAGCGATGACAGTATTAAGTGTTAACTGTCTAGAAATACAGTTTATGATCAAAATGTTAAAAGTATAAATTGATCACCTAAACAAAGAAATAGTTTTATAAATTTGACATGGCAAGTTGGCAGAATTTGTAGGAGAAAACCTCCAAAAAGGTGTAACTGCTTGATGAGTTCACTAATGAGGAACAGAACATTAGACAACAAATAAATGCTGAAACAACTATTATTTTGTTGAGATAACAATATCCAAAACATATTCCTCTAAATAAATCTTAAGTCAACAAAATAGgctcataaattgcatgaaataATGCAAGTTCCATGAGGAAGTACATGATTTTAGATTGATAGTTACATTCTCACATGCAGCTATGAAAGCAACGAGTGTCCCTAAAACCACATATACAGAATCCTAAAATCACCCTCTTTACAAGAAAATTGAGAAACAATGGAAATCTTATAGGGAGAAGAACAATAAAATGAGAAAGAGTATGTACTATTTGTCAGCGTCCAGGAAGCAAGAATGGCCCATGTGTtgatggaggagaagaaaaagagggattttataatatagtataaaatatattataataaattattaacatatttattaatatatttcatatatttcataaaaacatatttattaatcctaaaattattaatcctatacaaatatattaagtgttattataagattaatatttcatttagacttataatatattattattttaatataatatttattttagttaggaaaataaggcaaatagaagtaatatattatataatttcataatatacatataaagtacaataatatatttctattataatttaaattaattgaataataaaatggcaatgatattattaataatgtattataatacaatatatgtatatcaatataatatatatatataataatgtaggtatattgatatacccttttttttttgctagactgAGAGGCATTTTTGTCCCCAAATATCGATCCAAGATTACTGCCTTACGGTAATCTTGGATACCCAACCTCAAGGATAGATTTTCCATCATTAAGTTGGCGATGATATGACGAATGGGGGTTATTTCGGATCACTATGGAGGAACCAAATACAATAATCTCACCATCTCCACccacatcacccttgatcttgcgatgatcaccccataccaaatgCCCCCTTGGTAACAAGTTACTAAAGCAGAAACCTTGTAAGCACTTAGTGTTCTTGTTCTCGCAGAAACAAGAAACATCCGAACAAGCAGGTAAAACTTATAGGTCATGCATGCTATGTTGGCAATATATGCAACTATATGCTCATAATTACTGATTATTATACAAAATGCAGCATCTCGGCACGTATTCTATTTGCAGAGAAACATTTTCTTCTATAATTTGATCACGGtgcaaaataaattagaatTTTTGAAGCAATTCAATTATCCTATTGAAATTGCCGCCAATCAACTTCATCAAATGTTTACCTGGTTTTGCACTCGATGCCCAGGAAGCATATCATGTTCTAATATAGGTCTATAGTTAGGACGTTTTCCTCGTTCCTCACTACCCCTGGCTGATGCATATGAATGTTCCATTATTCTGGAAAAAGCCAAAAATCTCTGTGAGATAGAGTATAAAAATCAATCCTCTATTAGCTACAATGTCAATTTTGCAAAAgccagtatttttttttttttgcagaattacaataGTGCTATGTCGCAAATCACATTGATAAAAATCTAAAGAACGATATAATATGCTAAAAACATCCAAAATGTGAAACAGGTAGATACATGTACCATGCACATATGCAGTCCATATGTATTATGTTCTGGTTGAAGCATCAGTACTTGTTAAGAATATTAATGATTTTTCTTCATTCCTAGCATAGAAGCCACTGTCTTCACTTTCTAAGATCTCTATTTGATgaaacatgaattaaactaACAAAGtgtcaaaaaaaaagacaaaagaaaaatgctgcATGATTGTTCTGTACCGGAACATCTATTAATTACAGCTAGAAGATGATGAGGTCAAATGCCACCAACCAAGTAAAAATAGGCAAAATTTGGAACAGATTGCAATCTATGTTTCTGAACCTAAAGGTTAACAGCCAAACCACTCTTTGAATTCACACGAATCAAGAAGTGTTACAGATAATATTACTTTGGTTCACGTTTACAAACGGCTCCAATTTTTCTCAATGTACATCTTctaactctatatatatatcatcaAGGGGGTATTGTAGACAAGGCAGCTTGTCTCTATTACTTCGAAAGTTTAACAAGAAATCTGAAATAGCTTTTAATCTTGGAGAGCATGAAATTTTGAAAAACATTCAGTCTTCATTAGCCATTATGCATCGTAACACACTtgattgcataaaataattaacTATTTGCTCAATCTAGCCCTCAATACACCCAAAACTGAAACAATTTCATTATAAGACTCAAGTTCAGAACCAACTTTCTATACACCTTCAAAATTATCAGTAAAATGCCACATTAGTCAATTTATGTCAAGGTGTCACTATTGCAGCAGCAGTCTGCCATCTCTCTCTTAGTTTGAAATACAAGTAAGGTAAAATTCAAGCTGAAGTATAGTTACTTAATGCTGCACTTTAGAATTGCATAGTGATATTATAAAAAGATGGTGAATtagtatttttaattatttagaaGGCTTAAAACATAGAAAACTAAATGTATATTTAATCTGGGAATTTTCTATTCACTTGCAAAAATGATCGATTAGGACTTAAGATCATCTAACCATGAAATAAAATGAGGAAATGTGTTCATCAAATCATGTTGACAAATGCTTTGGTGACCTCATTAttcatcttctccttcttcttctctctatgaGTAGGATATGCTGAATATGCAAGCATCCTAGAGTCATTATGAATGATATTCTATTTCAGCAACCCCTTTGTCAGTTAGCTATTTCTGTTTCAATTGTATAGTCAGAGATCGGTATCTTCTTTTAGCACTTAGTACTGATGAGCATTGGCACATAACACTGATTCAGAGAACATTGAAAAGAAAAGTTATGAaacaacaaataaataaatgatttcaaaaacaaaaataagtaTTTTTCAGTCAATTAAATATGTTAACTTCAGAAACAGCATATTAGTGCACATAATGAAAAATGAGTGACGACTACAATAGGAGAGAACGTACAGctgagacttggagagtggtTGGGGAAATCTAAGAGCATTGATTCTTCCCTCTAGCAAGGACCTTTCATGCAATGCAGCTACTGCAGCTGCAACCTGAGACACAAAGATAGAATTTGACTCACCATATTTACACCCCTTACTACTAACACCAAATCCAATGGCATTCCAGCAGCCATCCTCTTCAGCTTTCTTTTCTCCTAATCTAACTAACAATAAGCTTGACCCAGCTTGTATCAGCGATTCCTTAAGCATCCCAATCGTGAAGAACTTGCCATTGGTTTCCCCATACAAAACTGAAAGCTGGGACAACAACCAAGTCAAGCTTCCAAGTAATCTTGGGCACTCGAAACTTGGAGGTTTAGCATCTAAAAGCCCATCCTTGCTCAACAGCAACTTAAGAGAAGCAAGAGCTTCTCTTCCAATCGCTTTCAAACAGAGCTTGAAGAGCAGATATATGTGATCCCTCATTGGCGCGTCAATCAAAATCCCAAATTGCGGCGAATTTGAGATTATCCATCTCTTTAAAACATCCTCTTTCACCTGATTCAAGCTTGACGCGACCCGAAGAACAGCATAAGAGTATGACAGTGGATAGTCCCGCCAGGACTCCACTTCACATCTCAAAGCCCAGAACTCCGATGGAAGAATTCGAACGCCCCCCTCCATCAAAAAACCACCTTTTTCATCAGAATCAGAGGCGAAGTTGGCGCACTCGATGGATAAGAAGCCAGGGAGTGTGAAGGTCCTACCGGAGGCATCGGGCTCGGGCGTGGTCACGACGCCAGGGCAGTCTTTGTAGAAGAAGTTGGAGCCGAGGTCTCCGAGCTCGCCGTCGAGAGAGAAGCAGAGGTCGGCATCCGCGCCGCGAAGGGGAAGGATGAAGCGGTTCTCCTTCTGGAGCTGGGCCTCGGACTTGAAGGAAGAGGGGTAGCGAAGGGTGTCGAGGAAGGCGAGGTCGAGGAGAGGGCCGCCGGGGGCGGAGGAGCAGAGAAAGGAGTGGCGGAAAAGTGATTCCGGAGGCATCCGGTGCCGGGGATCGTAGAGGCAGCGGCagaaggaggcggaggaggaggagggggcgacggaggaggaagaaaggaagtcGGAGACGGATTTGAGGGTGGTCTCGGCGAGGGCGGCGAGGTCTTTGAGGAGGGAAATGGTGGTGGGAAGATCGGCGCCAGAGGGGTCGGTGATGGGGATaaggctagggttagggtttggatGAGAGTTTTGCGTGTAGGAGGGGATTGGACGAACGTCGAGAAGGAAGGGACTCGAGGAGAACTGAGGATCCATGAacactgagagagagagaaagagagagccggGGGGTGGGTTGAGGCCTGAGGGAGGAGAAGGGCGTTGGAGTAGAGCACGGACTACCGGAGAGCCAGGTTGGAGCTGCCATGGACTACCGACCCAGACCCATGGAGGATCGAGTCCGtatatgggctcgtttggttcgcagggggggggggggggtgtggtcaacggaaaagtaataaaatgcctcttgtttgattggagttttcaaaggagagagataggaaagttatattcccatggaaatatgattcccatattttatgggaaagtctttcccatgagaaacatgggaaagttactttcccatgaggtgggaatcatttcttttttatttttttccaaagagacccttcagcattaaagaagcattaaagatgcattaaaaacctattttttattaagggcataataggaattatacataactttcataggaaagtggatggtcaaccaaacataaacactttggaaatttgtcactttcccatggttaaccaaacatgccaaaagtactttcctaggtatcctcttcctaggaatctgattcccaggaattatattcctaggagggaaaatacttcccgcgaaccaaacgagccctataagTTTCATACTGGGTCGGACTGGGTCGGAATTTCTTGCCGCCAAGGCCCGGCCTAGATAAAGTGCAGGCTTCAGGTAGGCATGGCCGAAAAATTTTACCAGGGTTGACTCGAAGCCTGCTTGAGCCAAAACCTGAGCCAGGCCGGAAGCCCAGCCAAGATCAAACCCGACAGTGCTAAAATACTTGGCCCAGCTCGAGTCCCAAACCGTAATACCcctttttttgaaatatatatatatattctttcaaATATCAAGATAATTGAGAATTGGGAAgacttaaagaagaaaaaaatgaaaagacttATTTTTGGTTTGAAAAACCTCTTGTAACTTTTCTTTTCGATTATAAACGGTGGAATTGTCTAAGTGTTAAGTTGGTTATTTTTCTTACATctcccccaccccacccccccgGCCCACCCCAGAGGCCCAGGTATCATATACGCCCCCAAAATAAAGAGCCTTGAGTACTAGAAGAAAAGCACCAATACCTAACAAAATTAAGTGAATACCCAAAATTGTAGTCATTTTATTTGCATGCATATTCTCATAAAATActcttttttttgcatgtatacccttgtttttcccttatatatatatccatatcaTCTAACACAGTTAAGTTTAACTAAAATAAGTGGTAGATgtgtaaaaatatatataagggTATATATGTAAATCGTAATTTGgtgaggatatttatgcaaaattgaatatttagaagaatattcacaccaaaaaaaatttaatatatatatatatatatatatatatatatatatatatatatatatatatatatatatattgcttacAAGAAAGTTCGAACTGATTATTTTTCTCCATAGTTAGATTTTCGTCGAACATTAAATAAAAGTCGAGCGTTAAATGGAGTATAGCTATAGAATATTAACAAAATATTTTCTTGTGGAGGGACTGATTTGCAATTCATACATACATAGCAgttaaagagaaaaattttcttATCCTCTTTTTTCCTTCGCTAATCTGACGCAATCTTAAAGAGAGTTTGGGATCTGTGCAAAAAGATATCCACGAAGATGTGAGAAATCTTCATATTGAGCTGCTAAGGCAATTCCATACTGATGAtttattttttgctttcttGTAAATATTTATATCCAAGCattatttagaatttttttgcaTAATTTTGCAttacttttttcttaaaaaatatatttaattttcagCCATAGACTTTTAGACTAGCTAGGATGGTGGAGACTCCTTTCTCAAGTATATGCCATTTTGATTTTCGAAAGTTGATGCCCATATGGTTCACATTTTAGCATGAGATACAAGATATCTAGTATTATAAAAAGAGCAAAATGGACTAAGCTATGAGGATCCTAGAAATTTATGCcgagttatttgaatttaagtgGGAAATTACTATGTTCATCATTAAGATATAGTGGTAACCTTTATGATGATGATAATCATGTACTGTTATCTCTTAAACAGTGTTTCTCAAATTTTTTTAGTGATGACAGATAGAAATATTGGATTTGCTGACCTCGATAGAGAAGCAAGATGAGTTCATGAAAGAAATGCAGTTACTGCAGAGGGAAAACTAGCAGGTCCACTGGTTACTTTGAGGTGTCATTAGggattttaatcaaattataatCCTTTTTTGTTGGTGTTTTTTGGTTTCAGAATGATCAAGGTTTGTGGCGTGCGTATAGTTCATGATAATTGGATTGCCACTTGGGAGCTAATCAATGTGCAAGCAAAGCCAGAACTAAATGATTCTCTGAAATCCTAGTATATTTTGGCTATACTAACATTTTGGGTTATCCATACGAGAGAAAAAAATTAGAGAAGATAATTGGGAAGATCTAGATGCGATTACGTCATCCAAAATTGTGCATGTTCATTATAGATTTCAGTCGTGAAAAGAGAACAGCTCCTTCTTTGCATCAGTTACCTTTGAACTGCTTTGGTGCTTTTTTGTGGAGTTTTTCCTGATTCTTTGAATTCCTTGCCCCTTCATCTCTTTTCCTTGTTGCTAGAATAGTGTGCCGACATTGATTGCATTATGCAATTATGAGCATTTCCGTAAAAGACAATAGTAAAGGTTTAGCAACAGGTTTTGTCATGTATATAATGTGGAAATGCTTggcattttttattttctaagccAAGGGATGCGTTGAGAGGATTTTTTGGTTATATTTGAACTTGCTCGACCTGAACCAAACCCAGCCCAAATGTCATCTCTAGTGGTGGAGATTCTGTGACACCTGTAATGTGTGAAtaagtgatgagagcacaaaagtgcgatctaagtaccaattaacttagcctaatgctagcaaaataatgataaataatatgtgttaacatttgcatgattaatattttatccttagcacttattataatttttatcattattttgtataaattcatctaaaaaggATGCATCTTCCCAACTGCAGAACAGAGTCCGTGACTCTTCTTCCGCGCAGCCGAACGACTTCCCAAATTTCGCGATGCAACTCAAGCTTCCAGCCATCTGCAGTCAATTGactttgtgattccaaatcagcaTCATCCCAAGCGCCAGCATCAGTTATTTTTTCTCCATCTGCACCGTCCACGTTCCAGCGTATCAGAACTCCTCCCTTCCCGTCTTGACCGCTTTCTCATCCTCCCAGCGTTTGTGTCCAACTCGTCTCGCCCACGTCTACCTCTTCCAAGCTTCAATCCCGCAGCCGTCCGCTCACCCTGCACCTCACGCGCTCCAGCTCCCGCGATCGCGATCCATCCCAGCGTCCGTGAAGCGTCCCGGCGGTCCGTGAAGCGTCCCAAGCCGTCTGCGATCACCGCCCAGCCGTCCGCCCACCTCCTTCGCCCGCGTCCGTGATTCACTTCCCGGATTTCAGCTGTCCGTGCAACCTCCCGAGATCCCCCTTCTACCAGCCATCCGCATCCTCCTGCGAGCATCCCGAGATGCTGGCTCACGGCATCCGCAATCTTCCGTCTCGGATCCACGGCGTCCGAGCTTCttcttgtcacgccccgaaacCCATCACCTGGGTCCGGCACGCGActggccgcatgagccctagagcagtgccctaaagatcatgcaaggcctaagataaacaaataattttcaataattccataaatgccaaaatTAATGATTACTGAAGTTAAATCAAATCCAACCAAATTGTACGGAATTATTACATAATTTTCCAATGTCCATAAACAAAAGATAAATTAACTTCTATCTATCTAGTAGTCAGACTCCATGCTGATCTCATTTCTCGTCCCACCCAATGGACTCTACAAATCCAAtgcctctgaaaaagaaagtaagagtaatatgagcttttccagcccagtaagaatcccaacagccacacacaaaatattaataaaataaatcaagCATCAAATAAATGCTATTTCATCATTCAAAAAGCTTAACAAACAACAAGCGTATATATCAGTACATATACATAAATCCtctttcacattatgtgatccattcacATATTACTCTGATTTCCAAGTTTCAAAGTTTTTTCACTTCTGGCattggactaaccaagttcatgtcccagtccaagactgcacaaatcccacgcataagctcgtggcagctatcccacgcgtaaaaccgtggaggctatcctacgcataagctcgtagaggctatcccacgcgtaaacccgtggaggctatcctacgcaaaagctcgtagaggctatcccatgacaaggttagtccaacccaatttacatgtctagttttacatgtttaatcaaaTTCCAATCACAccacatatttttataatttctcaaaaatatgttaattcttcccaatttaattatttcaatatttccATAGCAATCAAAATGCACATCTCATATGTGTCATACAAGCTCATAAAATTAATATCGACATACTGataaaaaatatatccaaaGATAAAATTCCATACATGCATAAAAAGAGGTACTCagttgtagggattcttacagaaattgtagactgacgtTACCACGGATctgaatcacaacctacgcactggggtgctgagtcccctgatcaaaatcttctggcaccgctgactcctcccctacaacatcaattataaatcacaaactaaattatttaatatttaagtattctaaaccataattcacatctactatggggtccatcaccaggtctccaacatctcaatccctccaaatctagggcagtcggggtggcccgactcccacccttaTACCACCAGCCTATGTCGTCGCTAGCCGTGGCCGCAGCCACGTCGTGATGATGATCGGTCCcggtgaagagaccaaaagCAGGATGATAAGAGAGAAGGGTTCTTCCCTTCCCTTCTCCCTTCACGGATGGGAGTACATCTCCCATCCTCCACCTTTTTGGTCCAAGGGCAACAGCTagggtggctgtgccctcaccttccccaacccgacaacacCTTTGTCACCCTGATGCAGTCGCCGGCCGCCACCGTTGCAGttgccggcgatggtggccggtcAAGAGAGtgagtgaagaagaagagatcttcttcttctccccccCAAGAACCGACATGCtcttcccccccccctcttccaaCATCAACAGACGGCCATCATCGCGGCGGTTCGGCTCCCACCCGATGGCAACCCCAGTGGCCCACGACAgccgccgccgtcgccgccggGGGCCAGCCGCCGTCATCGCCGCCGACGAGAGGGAAAGGGGAAAAGGAAGGAGATGGATtcacgaggaagaagacctcggaTCCATCACTCCCCTTCTCCAATAAACCCTAGAAAATCCCTCTCCGACCTCCCACAGTCCCGATTCAACCCCGCCGCCATGAATCCCGGCCAACCcgacggccggcggcggcgaaatccggaagagggaggccgaaacgggggtaccctgtttcggactcTTCCTTGACGA from the Phoenix dactylifera cultivar Barhee BC4 chromosome 14, palm_55x_up_171113_PBpolish2nd_filt_p, whole genome shotgun sequence genome contains:
- the LOC113463504 gene encoding U11/U12 small nuclear ribonucleoprotein 48 kDa protein, which produces MDPQFSSSPFLLDVRPIPSYTQNSHPNPNPSLIPITDPSGADLPTTISLLKDLAALAETTLKSVSDFLSSSSVAPSSSSASFCRCLYDPRHRMPPESLFRHSFLCSSAPGGPLLDLAFLDTLRYPSSFKSEAQLQKENRFILPLRGADADLCFSLDGELGDLGSNFFYKDCPGVVTTPEPDASGRTFTLPGFLSIECANFASDSDEKGGFLMEGGVRILPSEFWALRCEVESWRDYPLSYSYAVLRVASSLNQVKEDVLKRWIISNSPQFGILIDAPMRDHIYLLFKLCLKAIGREALASLKLLLSKDGLLDAKPPSFECPRLLGSLTWLLSQLSVLYGETNGKFFTIGMLKESLIQAGSSLLLVRLGEKKAEEDGCWNAIGFGVSSKGCKYGESNSIFVSQVAAAVAALHERSLLEGRINALRFPQPLSKSQLIMEHSYASARGSEERGKRPNYRPILEHDMLPGHRVQNQDGGRAKTREELLAEERDYKRRRMSYRGKKVKRAPKEVLRDIIDEYMEEIKQAGGIECNVKVSPGAAVSAHECHSQSDVTANINGLQGSGCSVSDTRKEKSLHLDVSTSEKSNMSHDLQKIHQKPKYEHYGHWEDHEGSKHKREKKYGSRSPSSHRNYAQLLDRNEYHRDRGDIADRNDTSYSSRSKEHISRSTLTSKHLKKEYDYISDNKNKERTRTYESHRSESVTQDAFGDRYDPSSSYDEYGATYGDVFVGSNYLRSESSPRNHDQYHDKGRHDRSTRRHNQSHRKK